The nucleotide window CGTTGGTTTCAATATCATAAAGATCAGGATTGGGAAAAGGCTGATAAAAATTGCGGATATCGAGCACAATTAAAACCAGGTCGGCAATGAGTAATAATGCCAGGGGTATAAAGTATAATATGTTCTTTGAAAGTTTCAAAATGCTGTTTTATAGTGAACGTTGAAGACGCCTTGTTGAAAACGCGAGCCCCAAAGTTATTTTATATTTCCAAAGACCGTGAATTGATGGGTACAGGCCGGGCATTTTCTGAGCAAAGCCTGTTTGCAGGAGCAAGATCAAAAAGAACATCAGGAAGATAGGTCTCATGTCTGGTTTTCTTTCAGGATACATGTGCTTATAATATTTCATAAAGCGCTACGCCTGGCAACAGCCATTTATATAAGATTCAACATCTTTTGTGTGGCTTTGATTGCTGCTACCGTTTGATCACTATCCAGCCCGGTGGTTGTAAATTCACGACCATTCAATTCCCAGGTAATGATCGTTTCGCAAAGTGCATCCGTTTTACCACCCGGCGGAATGCGTACGATATAGTCGCGAAGCTTGGCCAGCGGCAATTTCTTTTTCGTATAGATTCTGGTAAGTGCATTCATAAACGCATCATATTGCCCATCGCCCGATGCATTTTCTTCTATAATGCCATCTTCGAACTTTAATATTACCGTTGTTGACGGACGCATGTTTTTAGAATGCGTCAATACATAATCTTCTACAACCACTCTATCACCGATGGTATGACTGTCCAGCACATCCGAAATAATATAGGGCAGATCATCCTGCGTGACCGTTTCTTTTTTGTCACCCAACTCGATGATTCTTTGTGTTACAATTTTAAGATCTTCATCAGATAATTGAATGCCCAGTTGTGCCAGGTTGTTTTCAATATTGGCCTTACCCGATGTTTTGCCCAGTGCGTATTTCCTCTTGCGGCCAAAACGTTCAGGCATCAGGTCGTTATAATAAAGATTTTTCTTTTTGTCTCCATCGGCATGTATCCCCGCTGTTTGGGTAAATACATTTTCTCCAACAACGGGTTTATTGGCCGATATCCTGAAGCCGGAAAAAGCTTCCACCAACCGGCTCACTTTATAAAGCGCTTTTTCATTGACTGATATTTTTACATCCTTTTGGAAATCGTTGAGTACTGCAACCACACTTTCCAGGGGAGTATTACCCGCGCGTTCACCCATACCGTTGATGGTGAGATGTAGTCCCCTGATGCCGGCTTTTACCGCCTCAAGGGCGTTGGCTACGCTTAGATCATAATCATTATGCCCATGAAAATCAAAATGGAGCGTAGGGTAGCGGTTCGTAATTTCAGTCAGATATTTGGAAGCTTCCGAAGGAATAAGGATGCCCAGTGTATCGGGAAGCAACACGCGTTTCACTGGTTGAGTAGCCAGGAAGTCGATATACTGGAAAACATAATCCTTTGAAAAGCGCATGCCATTACTCCAGTCTTCCAGGTAAACATTACAAGTAATTCCTTTTTTGGCGGCAAGCTTTAAAACGCTGGCTATTTCCGCAAAATGTTGTTCCGGCGTTTTTTTTAGCTGATGTGTAAGATGGTTGAGGGAGCCCTTGGTTAACAGGTTCATTACTTTGGCTCCGGCCTTCTGCATCCATTTAATGGAAGTGTCGCCGTCTACAAAAGTTAAAACCTCCACTTTGTCAATCAGACCATTAGACGTTGCCCAATCGGTAATCCTCTTTACCGCCTGAAATTCTCCTTCCGACACCCGGGCTGAGGCGATCTCAATCCGGTCTACTTTTACTTCCGTAAGCAGTAGTTGAGCTATCGTTAATTTTTCCTGTGCTGAGAAAGACACGCCGCTGGTTTGTTCGCCATCCCGTAACGTAGTGTCCATTATTTCTATATGACGCCGGTCCATTTATAAATTATGGCACCCCTGTTCCGAAAATCGGGAGACCAGGGGCGCCTTTTACGTTTTGTAAAATTAATTATAGGTAGTATTACTTCTATTTAAATAGCAACTGCTTCTGATACTCCAATTTAATAGATGCTTTTCTCCGCGAAAGCGGCAATTTCTGTTTTCATATCCTGCAGATAATCAATGTCATCGAAGCCATTCGTTAAATTATGCTTTTTATAGCCATTGATATCAAAGCCTTCTGATTCGCCTGTTGCTAAAATAGTTACCTTTTGTTCGGGCAGGTTTACTTCCAGTTCTGTCTTCGGATCGGCTTCAATAGCTTTGAAAATCTTATCCAGGAAGGCCTCGCTAACTGTTACCGGCAAAATACCGATGTTCAGAGAATTGCCCTTAAAGATATCCGCAAAGAAGCTGGATATCACACAACGGAACCCGTAATCATAAATAGCCCAGGCAGCATGCTCACGGCTACTACCGCTACCAAAGTTTTTACCACCTACCAGTATTTTACCGCTGTAAATAGGATTGTTCAGGACGAAGTCTTGTTTAGGGCTATCGTCGTTATTGTAACGCCAGTCGCGAAATAAGTTATCTCCAAAGCCCTTGCGCTCTGTTGCTTTTAAGAAGCGGGCAGGAATGATCTGGTCGGTATCTACGTTTTCAATAGGTAAAGGAACTGCTGTAGATTGTAATACTTTAAATTTATCGTAAGCCATTTAATGTAAGATTTGAGATGATTTAACCTAATTTTTTACTGTAGACAATTTAAATTAAAAATTTGATTTGTAATTAATTGTCGTTGTTTACCTAAACTGTTGCTTCTTCTTCAATCAGTTCTCTCGGATCTGTAACTACACCGGTTACTGCTACGGCAGCGGCTACGTATGGACTTGCCAAAAGGGTACGGGCGCCAGGGCCTTGTCTTCCTTCGAAGTTGCGGTTGCTGGTACTTACAGCATACTTGCCCGCCGGAATTTTATCATCATTCATTGCCAGGCAGGCAGAACAGCCTGGTTGTCTTAATTCAAACCCGGCTTCAGTTAGTACATCTAAAATGCCTTCTTCTTTAATCTGTGCCTCTACTATATGGGAGCCTGGTACTAACCATGCAGTGATATTGTCCGCCTTCTTTTTACCTTTAACTATTGAGGCAAAAGCACGGAAGTCTTCGATACGGCCATTGGTGCAGCTGCCCAGGAAGACATAATCGATTTTTTTACCGATGATGTTTTCATCTTCCTGGAAGTCCATATAAGCCAGTGACTTTTTGTAAGAAGCTTCACCATCTTTTACTTCAGATGCTTTTGGTATTTTACGGGTAATGCCGGTTCCTAAACCAGGGTTTGTTCCATAAGTGATCTGCGGCTCAATATCAGCTCCGTTAAAGCTAAGTTCCAAATCAAATTTCGCGTCAGCGTCTGTCTTTAAGGTTTTCCAGTAAGCCAGTGCTTTATCCCAGTCTTCACCTTTAGGAGCTTTATCTCTTCCTTTAATGTAGTTGAAAGTAGTTTCATCAGGGGCAATCATACCGCCACGGGCACCCGATTCGATACTCATGTTACAAACCGTCATACGGCCTTCCATGGTCATATTCTCAAATACCTCACCTGCATACTCAACAAAATATCCCGTAGCGCCACTGGCAGTGATCTGTGCAATGATATACAATGCCACATCCTTTGGTAAAACACCTTTGCCTAATTTGCCGTTAACGGTAATGCGCATTTTTTTGGGTTTTGGCTGCATGATACACTGAGAAGAGAGTACCATTTCCACTTCAGAAGTACCGATACCAAAAGCAATACTACCAAAAGCGCCGTGAGTAGAAGTATGAGAGTCTCCGCAAACGATGGTCATACCTGGTTGCGTAATACCATTTTCTGGTCCAACCACGTGTACGATGCCATTTTTAGGACTTCCCAACGCCCAGATCGAAATACCGTATTTTTCTGCATTGCTTGACAAAGCTGCTAACTGTTTAGCTGATAAAGGATCTGCTACGGGTAAATGTTGATTAATAGTAGGGGTGTTGTGATCGGCGGTAGCGAAGGTACGCTGTGGGTACATCACTCCAATTCCTCTGTTTTCAATACCCAGGAAAGCTACCGGGCTGGTTACTTCATGAATAAAATGGCGGTCAATAAATAAAACATCCGGACCGTCCTCAATTTTTCTCACCACGTGGGCGTCCCAGACTTTATCAAACAAAGTGGTTGGATTTGTACTCATTGTAATAATTCTTATAGTTAAAAATTTCGTGCAAATATTGCTTTTCGAAAGCACGTAAAGGTAACAAGAATATCAGGATTTTAATAGGGCCTGACGGCTGTTTTATGATTCGGGCCTGATTTTTAAAATAAATTGAGGGTTGTAAAATTATTAATTGTAAAAATTACAATTATATTGATGGAGTTGTTCGTGTTATTAGCTTTTTTTATGTTCCAAATAATTGTAAATGAGAATTATATATTTTTATTAACGTTTATATAGAGGCTTTTAACACAAAAGAATAAACAGTTAAATTTATATTTGGATAACGTAATTATTTCAATATTTTATAAGGAGATGTTGTTTTGCACAGGCTCTTTTTAGTGTTTACAAAACCAGACTAAAGCTATGAAGAATGTAAATGAGTTTTTGAAATTGTTGGGCCTTTTGCTTGTTTTCAACAGCGTTTCAGGCCAGAAGACGAAACCTTTACCTGATGGGGTAGAACAGTGGTTCAGCCTCCGGTTACAAAATACCGGAGACAGGAAGCCGATAGACAATTACGATGATGATGCTGCCTTCTTTTCAACAGACTCGGCCACCGTAATAGGCTACCTGAAAGGCTATAAACCATCAGAGGGTTTTAGAACAGGAATGATCTATATAGAAAATGAGTTCTCCAGGGCAGACCACCCGATCGTTGTAAAAATTCTTGAGGATGGGCGCTTTGAGGCTCGCATTCCTATGTGGCACCCCAAAGTAGTTGAGATGGTTTTTAATGATCGGGAATTTCAATATTATATAGAGCCCGGTCAAACCCTTGGTATCATTATCGACTGGCCTCTATTCAGGAAAAATGACAATGATGACGCTATACAATTTTATGGTCTTTTGGCTGATATCAACATCGGGCTTGGAAATATCCCGCTCCCTAAAATAGATGACGACTGGTTGGCTAAACAGGTAAGACAAGTAAAACCCCAGAAGTTTAAGGGGGAAACACTTCTGGATTGGGATACCCAAAAACGGATATTGGATTCAATCTTGGCCATCAGAAGATATCATGAAAAGTTAAAAGCACTCGTGCACGCGGAATTAACTATCGATATGCTGATGCGTTTGTACAAATATACGGAGCTCAGAAAGCGGGAGTTTAGAGAATATCCGCATGACCTTGTTTTACAAGTCCCTTTACCGGCTAATTTTTACGACTTCAACAAAGAGGTAGATTTCACTAACAATAGTATTTTTATTTCTCCAAATTTTTCCTCTTTTATCAACCTTACAGAATACGGTCCGCTGATTAAAGCAGTAAGTTTGACGGATACCGAATTTTTGGTAACGGGGCTCAAAAAAGTGGTGAGACTGGATGAAATGCGGGATTCTATTGCCCGGAATGAGCTTTACCTGACTAATGGTAAGGTATATGACCTGATAAGATTACACCGGCTTATTGCAGCATTTGATCCTGATTTACGGTCCGTGGGTAATGACAGCTTAATTACTTATTTCGAAACGGTAAAGCGCGGTCTTTATAATTCATTTTATACGCAACAGGCCGATATAATTATCGAGGATGCACTACGAAAAAAAGAAGGAAGGGGTATACCACTGCCTGGGTCTTATGCGGGAGCTCTCTTTAAAAAGCTGATCGCACCGTACGCCGGTAAAATGATTTTCGTGGATTTTTGGGCTACTACATGCGGGTCCTCTGTTTGGGACATTCAGCAAATGCGTGCAACAAGGGACAAATACAAAGACAGTAAAGATTTTGTTTTTTTGTTTATTACTTCCGAGGACGAGTCCTCTAAAAGGGTCTATCAATCATTTGTTCGAAAGCAACAATTGGCAAATACAGTTTACCTGAGCAGCGACGACTACCGGTACCTGAGAGAACTTTTTGGCATTTATGGTATCCCCAGGTATGCTATTATTAATAAAAAAGGAGAGGTATTGAATAGCAAATCGGAACCACATGAATTTATGCTTGAAATCAACACATTTAACACGGTAGTTCAACACTCATCCACTCACTAATATATATCAGAGGTCTTTCTTCATCACATAATCATTCATCAAATAACCGTTACCAATTTCAGTATCCAGCTCTTTGATAATTTCAAAGCCTACGGCCTGGTAAAACTGCAGCGCCTTATTGTAGCGGTTTACATGAAGCGTGAGGCTATGGGCGCCGGCATTTTTTGCAAAATCAATTATGAATTGAATCATCTTTTTTCCTAGCCCTTTGCCCTGGTGGTCAGGCGACAGGTATATTTTGTGGAGGTGCGCTGTTTGGTCCTCTTTTAATTCGAGGCCTGCAAACCCGGTATCCTTTCCTTCCTGTTCCAGGAGAAAAAAAGAATATCCTGGTTTATCGAAATCTTTTTCAAGCACAGGATCGCTATAAAACAGCTCCAGCATATAAGCCAGCTGTTCCTGGGATAAAATAGACGAATAGGTGGCCGGCCAGATATCAAGGGCCAGTCGACGTATAATGGGAAGTTCTGCTTTTAAAGCTTTTCTGATGGATGTGTCCATTTATTAATGGTATTAAAGTAAAAATGCACCAATTTTCATTGATGCATTTTTTTGAGGAGTACTATAGAAATTAAGCTAATTTCTTTTTCAGGTTTTCGTCAATTGCTTCCAAAAACTCTTCAGTATACAAATAATGCTCACCATGGCTTACTTTGTTACCATGAACGCAAACAGCAAGGTCTTTGGTCATTTTACCTTCTTCTACTGTTTCAATACAAACAGCTTCCAGTGCATTGGCAAAATCGATCAAAGGCTGGTTATTATCTAATTTACCGCGGAAAGCCAAACCTCTTGTCCATGCAAAAATACTCGCAATAGGGTTGGTGCTGGTTGGGTTACCTTTTTGGTGCTCGCGGTAGTGACGTGTAACGGTACCATGCGCAGCTTCAGCTTCCATAGTTTTACCATCGGGTGTAACCAGTACAGAAGTCATCAAACCTAAAGAACCGAATCCTTGTGCTACCGTGTCACTTTGTACATCACCATCGTAGTTTTTACAAGCCCATACAAAGTTACCGTTCCACTTTAAAGCGCTGGCAACCATGTCATCGATCAGGCGATGCTCATAAACGATTCCGGCTTCAGTAAACTGAGCTTTAAATTCATTTTGGTACACTTCTTCAAAAATGTCTTTAAAGCGACCGTCGTATTTTTTTAGAATGGTATTTTTTGTAGAAAGATATAAAGGCCATTTTTTGTTTAATGCCACATTGAAGCAGCTGCGCGCAAAACCATAAATGCTTTCGTCCGTATTGTACATGGTCATTGCCACACCATCTCCTTTAAAGTTATATACTTCAAAAGTTTGTGCTTCACCACCATCTTCCGGTACAAAAGTCATGGTTAATTTACCTTTACCTTTAATTACGGTATCTGTAGCACGATATTGATCGCCAAATGCATGACGGCCTACAATAATTGGCGCGGTCCAGTTGGTAACCAGGCGGGGAATATTTTTAATAACGATTGGCTCACGGAAAACCGTTCCATCTAAAATGTTCCGGATGGTTCCGTTAGGGCTTTTCCACATTTGTTTCAGGTTAAACTCTGTAACACGTGCTTCATCTGGTGTAATAGTAGCACATTTGATACCCACACCATGTTCTTTAATGGCATTAGCAGCATCTATAGTTACCTGGTCATTTGTTTCGTCCCTGTACTCAACACCCAGATCAAAATATTTAATATCCAGATCAACATAAGGAAGGATTAATTTGTCTTTAATGAATTTCCATATGATGCGTGTCATTTCATCGCCATCAAGTTCCACAACGGGATTAGCCACTTTGATTTTTTCAGCCATATATATATATCGTTTAAGAATTTGTGATTCCGGCAAATCTACAGATAAATACATCAATAGACAATAGAGTTTTAACTTTACAACGCTATAAGAATGTTAACAACAAATTTGCTGATTAACCATCGTAGAATATTACCTGATAAAACATCAATTATGTTACCTTTGAGTATGCCCGTTAATGAAAAAATTGCAGCTGACTTCGTAAAATTTTTACGACAGTTTGTACCGCTTACCGACACCGAAGTAAAAAAGGAATTACTTCCTATTGTTAGCACCAGGGAATTTGCCAAAAAACAGGTTATTTCCAAAGCGGGTGAAGTAGAAAATTATATGAATTTTATCAGCAAGGGACTGATAAGAAAATACTATAAAACGGGAGAGGAGGAGCATATTGTGCAGATATCAAGAGAAGGCCACCTTATATCTGCTCAGGAGTCTTTCTACACCCGTACGCCCTCAGAGTATTTTGTAGAAGCTCTTGAGCCCAGTGTTGTTATTTCATTAACTTTTGAAGATATGGAGCGTTTATTTGCTTCCAGCCATAGCTTCGAAAGATTAGGACGGCTGGTAACCGTTCATACCATGGTACTGAAAGATAAATGGCAAACCAGCCTGATCATGCAATCGCCCCGCGACCGGTTTTTAAATTTTGTAGAAAATCACCACGAAATATTACAACGTGTGCCACAGAAATACCTCGCTTCCTATTTAAATATCAAGCCGGAGACCTTCTCCAGGTTTAAACATCTTTTGCGGCTAAAACGTCCGGCTTTATAATTCTGTTTTAGCGGGTACAATTAATACGGGCGCTTTTATCAGGTGCCTCAACTGGTTGATGGTTTCACCGTAAATCAGGTCCTTTATTCCTCTGTGTCCGTGAGCGCCTATTACTAATAGCTCTACATCCGATTCATTAATGATCCGGGCAATACTGTCGACCGTATTTCCAAAGCCCAGCTTTCCTTCAGCCTGGTATCCTTTAGCTTTCAATTGTTGTACATAGGCGTTAAGATATTGCTGATCAGACAGGGTTTCGTCATCAACGCTCTCTCCAAAATTGGCTCCGGCGGCTACACTTTCCGTTATATGTATTAACAGGTAAGTGCTGTCGGGCGTTCCCTGGGCCAAAGCATGATTAATCACTTTTTCATCCAGTTCACCAAAATCGAGCGTAATAGCTATTTTACCATAACGCTGTACCGGCGATAATTCAAGGTTTTTGGGTGTATCGTGTATGGTAATCTTTTGGGCAGACTTCTTTTTTTGCAACGGGTAAATAGTAGTATACAATAAAAGAATGACAAAACCGATGGCTCCCAAAATAATTAAAGCCTTCGAGATCAGGTTGCCGGGTGTATTGAAAAAGTCCATAGCCTGCTCCACTATTAAACGTGCATTCAGGTAGACCAATACAACAGTAATGAGCCAGGCGGATACCTTAACCCAGGGTTTGATCACAAACTTACCCATCGTTTTTTTATCACTTACAAAGTGGATCAGCGGTATAATGGCAAATCCCAACTGCATGCTTAATACAACCTGGCTGAATATAAGCAGGCTGTCTACATCTTCTTCGCCATTGATCAATATAACCAGTGCGGCTGGTACAATAGCTATCAAACGGGTGATCAAACGGCGTACAATAGGGTTGATCCTTAGCCTCAGGTAGCCCTCCATCACAATTTGCCCGGCCAGTGTGCCGGTAATAGTGCTGCTTTGTCCTGCAGCAATAAGCGCCACCGCAAAAAGCTTGGCAGCAAAACTGCTGCCCAGATGTTGCGGTAAGAGTTCGTAAGCCTGTTTGATCTCTCCAACATCAGACCGGCCGGTTTTATAGAACACTGCGGCCGCTAATATGAGTATGGCCGCATTTACAAGCAGCGCCATATTCAGGGCTACAGCGCTGTCAATGAAATTCAGCTTCAATGCTTTTTTAATGCTGGCATCATCCCGGTTGAATTTACGGGTTTGCACCAGGGCCGAATGAAGGTAGAGGTTATGAGGCATTACGGTAGCGCCAATAATTCCGATAGCAATGTATAAGGCCGTATCATTTTCAATATGAGGTACCAACCCGGAAACCACTTCGCTGGCATCGGGTTTCGCCACCACAATTTGTATAAGAAAAGACATGGCTATTATGAAAATCAGGCCAATGATAAATGCCTCCAGCTTACGCATGCCCAGGCGTTGCAGCATGATCAGCAAAAATGTATCGAGTGCAGTGATCATTACTCCATAGATAAGGGGCATGCCCGTTAATAGCTGTAAGCCAATAGCCATACCCAGTATTTCCGCCAGGTCTGTGGCGGCGATGGCTATCTCTGCCAGGATATATAATGCGAAATTGACCTTTTTTGGATAGGTTTCGCGGTTGGCCTGCGCCAGGTCGCGGTTGCGTACGATTCCTAATCTTGCAGAAAGGCTCTGCAGCAACAACGCCATTATATTGCTCATCACCAGCACCCATAAAAGCGAATAACCAAACTGGCTTCCCCCCGCCAGGTCTGTAGCCCAGTTACCGGGATCCATATAGCCCACGCTGACCAGGTAGGCCGGGCCGAAAAAAGCCAGGATCCGTCTCCACCTCGATTTATTCGGGGCTGTGGTATCTACCGAATTATGAACCTCGCTTAATGAAATTTCTGAGTGATGCTTTGCCATTAGTTTTTAATAAAGATGTTTTGGGATAACTCTTTTGTTAAATAAGATTGGTGTTTATTATCTGTTCTTACTTCCATAGACTCGTCGAATGCATATTTTTTTATTACCTGTATCCGGCTTCCTATAGAAATATTTTTCTCATCCAGCATCTCGAGTACCTCCGGCGACTGGTTCCCGATCTGTGTTACAATGGCTACTTTTTTTTCAGAAAGGGTCGCCAAAGACACTTGCCTGGCTTGAATGATCTTTCCTTTGGCATCCGGAATAGGATCTCCATGGGGATCTGTTCTTGGAAAACCCAAAAATGCATCCAGCTTGTCAATGAGTTTTTCATTGCTGATATGTTCCAGTTCCTCGGCCACCTCATGCACCTCTTCCCAGCTGAAACCCAGTTTTTGAGAAAGAAAATATTCCCATAAACGGTGTCTTCTTACAATGCTCACAGCCTCTGCCTCGCCCGATTCTGTAAGGGTACAGCCATAGTAGGCTTTATAGCTGACCAGCCCTTTTTTACTGAGCTTTTTGAGCATGTCCGTAATGGAAGCGGGAGCTGTATGAAGGGAGGTGGCAAGGTCGTTGGTAGCAACAATACCCGATGCGTTTTGCAAATGATAAATAGTCTTCAGATAATTCTCTTCCGAGATTGTAAATCGGATCATGCCTAAATAATAATTTAGACAAACCTAAAAATAATTTTCGATATTATGAAAATTTCTGCATAGGCCGTATATACCACGGGGGCAATTTCAAAAAAACAATGGTAGTGTTGGTGAAGTATTGTTTATTTGTAGTTAATAATATTTAACCATATGCTATACAGGCTCTGTTTTTTTACTGTAATGACCATAATGATTGTTTCCTGCGGCAATAAGAAAAAGAAAATGGCGGGGGAAGACGATGTGAATTTACAGGATTTTGTGGATTTCTTCCCCGAGGCTCAATTACCTTTTATCTATGCCGACACCGCTTTATATGCCAAAACAGACGATAGTTTGCTGATTAGTGCCGATATTTTTAATGAGTTTACGCCTGATAGTATATTAAGCGCCACTTTTGGTGCTGATAAACCCAATTTGTACGCAATAGGAAAATTTAGTGAGAAAGAGGGTATCGTGTACCTGATGTCGAAGGCCGCTACTGCTAAAAATAAAGCGATGTTTATTTCGGCATACAATAACAAAAATGAGTTTATAGCTGCTATGCAGGTGATGAAGAGCCAGAAGGAAAAAGGTATTTCTACGCTGGTTACTATTGACAAGCTATTCAACATTAATAAAAAAACTATCAAAAAGCTGCCTAACGGCGTTGAGATTAGTGGCGATGATATATATGTGTTGAACAGCGCCGCCAGGAAATTTATGTTGATAATGACCGATGCCCTGGGCGATGATGCTGAGGTAATCAACCCTATTGACACGCTTAGCCGCAATTATAAATATGCGGGGGATTATGGGGTAGGCAGCCGCAATATCATTTCCATCCGAGATAATATAAAGCCCGGACGTGTTCAGTTCTATATCCACCTGGAAGAAAAGAACTCGCAGTGCAGTGGTGAACTGAAGGGAGAAGCCAATATTACCTCAGACAATACAATCATTTATAAAAAGCCGGGAGATCCCTGTGCCCTGCAGTTTGAGTTTGATAAAAACGGTGTAACACTGAAGGAGCTGGAGGGATGCGGATCGCGCATGGGTGCGTTGGATTGCACTTTCAACGGAAAATACCCTAAAAAGAAAGCTTCTAAAAAATAGAACTTATTGCCTTTGAAAATCTTTGGATAAGGCCTCTACGTCTGATGCGGGCATGTCTTTTGATGCTATGGAAATGCGGTATTTGAAAGTTACCGACCCATGTGGTTGGAGGGTGTAATTAAGCGTTTCTTTCCCGTTGCTAAAAACTTTTCTACCCAGCGGATTAGCAGCAAACAAACCGTAGCCGCGTGCATGCCAGTACGTAGGATACCCCGTGTTGCGGGGATGATCAAAAATGGCAATTGTAATATCTTTATTATCCTTAGTACCCTTCAACATAGCCCAGGGCGCTTTACTACTCCAGACACTGTCGCCTTTTACACCATGGCTGTTATAATACATGCCCGAGATATTCGCACCTGACGAAGGGTCTACTTTTGTTTTGTTGCCATGTGCGTCAACAAAAACACCTGGCTCTTTAGAGGGCATTTCCAGTTCTCTCGCTACACGTATGGCAATAAAACCATCTTTTACATCTTTAAAAACAACGGGCTCACCTAAAGCGGTAAGGGTGGTTGTCCTGTCGATGATCACAACATTGTTTTGAACCTTAAAATCGTAAATCGTTCTTTCTTTCAGGAAATGAGCGCCCTGGTTATTGAACCAGTTGGCGGTAGCTATAAGTTGTGCGTTGTTGATAGATTTTTTGGTTTTTTCTACTTTTTCATGCCTGATCGTACCATAAAGGTTCTTCTTATCGGCTGCGATTGCAGTAGAGTTGTTCCAGAAATCAATACCATTTACCGATTCATAATTTAACCAGATGCCCACATGATGCGGATGATCGGTTCTTTCACCTGTTCGCGGAGCAATAGGGTAACCCCTGGTTACCGTGACACCGTCGACTGTATTTACAGGGTAAAGAAAAGGTTTGGCAATAGAATCATAATAGCAGTAAGAAGTTATTAATTGACCGTTGTAAATAATGTCAGCACGCTTCTCGCCGGGTTTCGAGATAATATTAAAACCATTCTGGGCATCAAGCAGGGAAGTGCAGAGCAAAAGGTAAATCGCTGTGATCGTATGTTTCATGGCAATGATTTGAATTCTGTTTTTGAAGCTTTCAAGATAACCCTTTATGGCCTGATCAGCAAATTGGGTATGCCGGAACATAAAAAAAGCCGGGTATTTTGATACCCGGCTTCATTGAATAAGAAGATATATTAGCTATTAGCTGTTTCGGCTTTTGCCGCTGATGTATCATTTTTGGGTTTATCCTTACGGATACCACCTTTCAGATCTACCAGTACCGGTGCCGCAACAAATACGGTTGAGTAAATACCGGTAACCACACCAATCAGCATCGCAAATGCAAAGCCGCGTGTTACTTCACCGCCGAAGATGAACAGGATCAGGATGGTTAAGAATACCGTTAAGGTGGTCATGATGGTACGGCTTAATGTTTCGTTGATCGCTTTATTAACCAGGGTTTTCTGATCCAGGGTAGGATGCAGCTTCATGTCTTCACGAATCCTGTCAAAGATTACCACCGTATCGTTCATGGAGA belongs to Niabella yanshanensis and includes:
- the leuD gene encoding 3-isopropylmalate dehydratase small subunit; translation: MAYDKFKVLQSTAVPLPIENVDTDQIIPARFLKATERKGFGDNLFRDWRYNNDDSPKQDFVLNNPIYSGKILVGGKNFGSGSSREHAAWAIYDYGFRCVISSFFADIFKGNSLNIGILPVTVSEAFLDKIFKAIEADPKTELEVNLPEQKVTILATGESEGFDINGYKKHNLTNGFDDIDYLQDMKTEIAAFAEKSIY
- a CDS encoding GNAT family N-acetyltransferase, with the translated sequence MDTSIRKALKAELPIIRRLALDIWPATYSSILSQEQLAYMLELFYSDPVLEKDFDKPGYSFFLLEQEGKDTGFAGLELKEDQTAHLHKIYLSPDHQGKGLGKKMIQFIIDFAKNAGAHSLTLHVNRYNKALQFYQAVGFEIIKELDTEIGNGYLMNDYVMKKDL
- a CDS encoding TlpA family protein disulfide reductase is translated as MKNVNEFLKLLGLLLVFNSVSGQKTKPLPDGVEQWFSLRLQNTGDRKPIDNYDDDAAFFSTDSATVIGYLKGYKPSEGFRTGMIYIENEFSRADHPIVVKILEDGRFEARIPMWHPKVVEMVFNDREFQYYIEPGQTLGIIIDWPLFRKNDNDDAIQFYGLLADINIGLGNIPLPKIDDDWLAKQVRQVKPQKFKGETLLDWDTQKRILDSILAIRRYHEKLKALVHAELTIDMLMRLYKYTELRKREFREYPHDLVLQVPLPANFYDFNKEVDFTNNSIFISPNFSSFINLTEYGPLIKAVSLTDTEFLVTGLKKVVRLDEMRDSIARNELYLTNGKVYDLIRLHRLIAAFDPDLRSVGNDSLITYFETVKRGLYNSFYTQQADIIIEDALRKKEGRGIPLPGSYAGALFKKLIAPYAGKMIFVDFWATTCGSSVWDIQQMRATRDKYKDSKDFVFLFITSEDESSKRVYQSFVRKQQLANTVYLSSDDYRYLRELFGIYGIPRYAIINKKGEVLNSKSEPHEFMLEINTFNTVVQHSSTH
- a CDS encoding alpha-isopropylmalate synthase regulatory domain-containing protein, with the translated sequence MDTTLRDGEQTSGVSFSAQEKLTIAQLLLTEVKVDRIEIASARVSEGEFQAVKRITDWATSNGLIDKVEVLTFVDGDTSIKWMQKAGAKVMNLLTKGSLNHLTHQLKKTPEQHFAEIASVLKLAAKKGITCNVYLEDWSNGMRFSKDYVFQYIDFLATQPVKRVLLPDTLGILIPSEASKYLTEITNRYPTLHFDFHGHNDYDLSVANALEAVKAGIRGLHLTINGMGERAGNTPLESVVAVLNDFQKDVKISVNEKALYKVSRLVEAFSGFRISANKPVVGENVFTQTAGIHADGDKKKNLYYNDLMPERFGRKRKYALGKTSGKANIENNLAQLGIQLSDEDLKIVTQRIIELGDKKETVTQDDLPYIISDVLDSHTIGDRVVVEDYVLTHSKNMRPSTTVILKFEDGIIEENASGDGQYDAFMNALTRIYTKKKLPLAKLRDYIVRIPPGGKTDALCETIITWELNGREFTTTGLDSDQTVAAIKATQKMLNLI
- the leuC gene encoding 3-isopropylmalate dehydratase large subunit, translated to MSTNPTTLFDKVWDAHVVRKIEDGPDVLFIDRHFIHEVTSPVAFLGIENRGIGVMYPQRTFATADHNTPTINQHLPVADPLSAKQLAALSSNAEKYGISIWALGSPKNGIVHVVGPENGITQPGMTIVCGDSHTSTHGAFGSIAFGIGTSEVEMVLSSQCIMQPKPKKMRITVNGKLGKGVLPKDVALYIIAQITASGATGYFVEYAGEVFENMTMEGRMTVCNMSIESGARGGMIAPDETTFNYIKGRDKAPKGEDWDKALAYWKTLKTDADAKFDLELSFNGADIEPQITYGTNPGLGTGITRKIPKASEVKDGEASYKKSLAYMDFQEDENIIGKKIDYVFLGSCTNGRIEDFRAFASIVKGKKKADNITAWLVPGSHIVEAQIKEEGILDVLTEAGFELRQPGCSACLAMNDDKIPAGKYAVSTSNRNFEGRQGPGARTLLASPYVAAAVAVTGVVTDPRELIEEEATV